The genome window CGAGCCGTCCATGGGTCTCGCTCCGATTGTCGTATCGGATATTTTTAAAGTCATCAAAGAGATCAATGCGGAAGGCACGACGGTTCTGATCGTCGAGCAAAACGTCAAGCAGGCGTTGAAAATTGCCGATTACGGCTACGTTTTGGAAGCCGGGCAAATCGTACTCGATGGCACTGCCGAGTCGCTCTTGAATGACGAACGGGTCAAAGAAGCGTATTTGGGTGGCCGCAAGCATTAACCGAACCTGCATCGAAGAAACTGTCGCTCGTACCAATGGGCGGCAGTTTTTTTCATGTACGATCCGTGGTAACATGGATGAAGGAACGTATATTCTTATCTTTGAGAATAGGCAGTAGGAAGGATGCTATCAATCCCATGACAGATAAAATGTCCCGAGAGCAGAAGGAATTTCTCGTCCACCAGGTACAGCGCTTTTTTCACGAGCAGCGCGCGGAGGATTTGGGGAATCTGGAGGCGGAAGAGATGATTGAATTCTTTTGGAAGCAATTAGGACCCATCCTCTACAATCAGGGAGTCCAGGATTGCCGGAAGCTGATGACGGAGAGATTTGCTTCTCTGGAAGACGAACTGTACGTATTGGAAAAACCTACAGCCTCTCGTCGGTAAAATTACGAAAGATTATGAAGGCAAGGGAGGGAGCGGCACTGAACAGCTCCTTGAAAGATAAACTGGCTGTTTTGCCTGAGAAGCCGGGCTGCTACCTGATGAAAAACAAGAGCGGCGAAATCATCTACGTGGGAAAGGCAAAAGTGCTGAAAAACCGCGTCCGTTCTTATTTCACCGGCAGCCATGATGGAAAGACACAGCTGTTGGTCAGCGAGATCGTCGATTTTGAATATATCGTCGTCTCATCTGCGATCGAGGCGCTGGTCCTGGAGTGCAATCTGATCAAGCAGCACAATCCTCGCTACAATGTCATGCTGCGGGATGACAAGACCTATCCCTATATCAAGATTACGAATGAGGCTCAGCCTCGCCTCGAGATCACCCGCAAGGTCATTAAGGACAAGGCACGTTATTTCGGTCCGTATCCGAATGCAGGGGCAGCCTCCGAAGTGAAAAAACTGCTGGATCGGCTGTATCCGCTGCGCAAATGCCGCACGATGCCCAAGCAGGTTTGTCTGTATTACCACATGGGGCAATGTCTGGCGCCTTGTGTGGAGGAGGTATCTGCAGCTGAAAATCAGCGGCTTGTGGAAGAGATCAGCAAGTTTCTCGATGGCGGCCACGAGGAAATGAAGAAGCAGCTGACGGAGAAAATGATGCAAGCGGCCGAAAGCATGGAGTTTGAGCGTGCCAAAGAGTACCGCGACCAGATCAAAAATATCGAAGCGGTGATGGAAAAGCAAAAAGTCACGCTGACCGATACGGTAGACAGGGACATCATCGGCTATGCCGTAGAAAAAGGCTGGATGTGCGTCCAGGTCTTTTACATGCGCCAGGGCAAAATGATCGAGCGGGATACCACATCGTTCCCGTATTACGGCGATGAAGACGAGGATTTCATGTCGTACGTGAGTCAATTTTACTACGACAAGCAAAACGCGCTCCCAAAGGAAGTCTTGCTGCCTGAGCAGAGTGACACGGAGCTGCTGGGAGAGTGGCTGGGGATCAAGGTGCTTGCGCCGAAGCGAAGCAAAAAGCGGGAGCTAGTGCAGATGGCCTCGGAGAATGCCCGCATTGCCCTGCAGGAAAAGTTCGCGCTGATGTCCAAGGACGATGCACGCACCGTTCAGGCTGTCCACAATCTGGGGCATATTCTCGGGATCGGCACACCGAATCGAATCGAGGCGTTTGACAACTCGAATATCCAGGGGACGGAGCCTGTATCGGCGATGATTGTCTTTACCGATGGAAGGCCCGATAAAAAGGAATACCGCAAATTTAAAATCAAGACAGTGGAAGGGCCGGATGATTACGGCTCGATGCGGGAAGTCATTCGACGCCGTTATTCGCGGCTGCTCAAAGAAAATGGGACCATGCCCGACCTGATCGTCATCGACGGCGGAAAGGGCCAAATCAGCGCGGCTATGGACGTGCTGGAGAACGAGCTGGGTCTATTTATCCCTGTCTGCGGTCTCGCCAAGGATGAGAAGCATAGAACCGCCCAGCTCATGTTTGGA of Brevibacillus choshinensis contains these proteins:
- a CDS encoding DUF2164 domain-containing protein, yielding MTDKMSREQKEFLVHQVQRFFHEQRAEDLGNLEAEEMIEFFWKQLGPILYNQGVQDCRKLMTERFASLEDELYVLEKPTASRR
- the uvrC gene encoding excinuclease ABC subunit UvrC yields the protein MNSSLKDKLAVLPEKPGCYLMKNKSGEIIYVGKAKVLKNRVRSYFTGSHDGKTQLLVSEIVDFEYIVVSSAIEALVLECNLIKQHNPRYNVMLRDDKTYPYIKITNEAQPRLEITRKVIKDKARYFGPYPNAGAASEVKKLLDRLYPLRKCRTMPKQVCLYYHMGQCLAPCVEEVSAAENQRLVEEISKFLDGGHEEMKKQLTEKMMQAAESMEFERAKEYRDQIKNIEAVMEKQKVTLTDTVDRDIIGYAVEKGWMCVQVFYMRQGKMIERDTTSFPYYGDEDEDFMSYVSQFYYDKQNALPKEVLLPEQSDTELLGEWLGIKVLAPKRSKKRELVQMASENARIALQEKFALMSKDDARTVQAVHNLGHILGIGTPNRIEAFDNSNIQGTEPVSAMIVFTDGRPDKKEYRKFKIKTVEGPDDYGSMREVIRRRYSRLLKENGTMPDLIVIDGGKGQISAAMDVLENELGLFIPVCGLAKDEKHRTAQLMFGDPPEPIELKRDSYEFYLLQRVQDEVHRFAITFHRQSRTKTMLSSQLDEIPGIGEKRRKLLFTHFGSLKKMREATVEDFRQLGIGDKLAKEIISHLRKLES